From the Aquitalea magnusonii genome, one window contains:
- a CDS encoding Mu transposase C-terminal domain-containing protein: protein MKLPGLAESRQGIEYTAKRQGWDFIEESGRGRGGLVKKYTLSGMPADMVKSILAHIEMSARIQKLQDPQKTIVPASSQKVPSTQIGLLDAEERRESDQAVLLQLPSLTVKQVARFEARRAVVMAWYGFLKLRGMKPTNALYEAFVSHFNAGHLQANKVQYPELALATAGVVDSIALRTLQLWVSDYEKAGLAAFVDGNDGAHRKGKCTISVQKDLHDFTVAMVVANPHIKPVHLEDAAKARFDGHASIKVPSYHAFRRFLNEWKKQNAELFTAIANPDQWKNSFMVAQGSSSEDVLRMNQRWEFDSTPADLMLADGRHCLLGVIDVWTRRAKLLVAKSSRAVGVGALVRAALLDWGKCEEAKTDNGQEYVGVYVDDVFRALDIEQTKCPPFQPWHKPHIEHFFHTFSHDLLELLPGYIGHNVADRKAIEARKAFSERLFTKNEVVDMTMTAAELQAFCDDWLVRYHNRDHGSLDMSPFQKAASWTGSVERIDNPRLLDVLLAERIQRTVQKKGLKIDDAWFIAPELAVNLVGRDVQVRLDPLDLGRVYVFHDGQFVCVAECPERTGMNRQEVAQKAKKMQAAEVSRQKRELKAMARKVNTDDVVQEILRHNAAQAGTLVAMPKLAVPVNTAGTRAAAAATHAVDRGLNAQIPAAVQRHLGQATPAPVISLPQSDETKFRQWLELDAMAKRGQTLPADKVKFYEGWQKTARFQVQMQKHLQRNTQDAALAGNH, encoded by the coding sequence ATGAAGTTGCCTGGACTGGCTGAAAGTAGACAAGGAATTGAATACACAGCCAAGCGACAAGGCTGGGATTTCATTGAAGAAAGTGGCAGGGGGCGTGGTGGTCTTGTCAAAAAATATACGTTGAGTGGCATGCCTGCTGACATGGTCAAGTCGATTCTTGCCCACATCGAGATGTCTGCACGGATTCAGAAATTGCAGGATCCACAGAAAACCATCGTACCAGCATCTAGCCAGAAGGTACCTAGCACTCAAATAGGCTTACTAGACGCAGAAGAACGCCGCGAGTCCGACCAGGCCGTGTTGCTGCAGCTGCCCAGCCTGACCGTTAAGCAGGTTGCCCGTTTTGAAGCCCGTCGCGCCGTTGTGATGGCCTGGTATGGCTTCCTGAAGCTGCGCGGCATGAAGCCGACCAATGCCCTGTATGAGGCATTTGTCAGCCACTTCAATGCCGGTCACCTGCAAGCCAACAAGGTGCAATACCCGGAGCTGGCCCTGGCCACGGCCGGTGTGGTCGACAGCATTGCCCTGCGCACCTTGCAGCTGTGGGTGTCGGACTACGAGAAAGCAGGCCTGGCCGCCTTCGTCGATGGCAATGACGGCGCGCACCGCAAGGGCAAATGCACGATCAGTGTGCAGAAGGATTTGCATGATTTCACCGTCGCCATGGTGGTGGCCAATCCGCATATCAAGCCGGTTCACCTGGAAGACGCTGCCAAGGCCCGCTTTGATGGCCATGCCTCTATCAAGGTGCCGAGTTACCACGCTTTCCGCCGCTTCCTGAACGAATGGAAGAAGCAGAACGCTGAGCTGTTCACCGCCATTGCCAACCCGGACCAGTGGAAGAACAGCTTCATGGTGGCGCAAGGCTCCTCCTCTGAAGACGTGCTGCGCATGAATCAGCGCTGGGAGTTCGACTCCACACCGGCAGATCTGATGCTGGCCGATGGTCGCCACTGCCTGCTGGGCGTGATCGACGTATGGACCCGCCGCGCCAAGCTGCTGGTGGCCAAGTCCTCCCGCGCCGTGGGTGTTGGTGCCCTGGTGCGTGCTGCCCTGCTGGACTGGGGCAAGTGCGAAGAGGCGAAGACGGACAACGGCCAGGAATACGTGGGCGTCTATGTCGATGACGTGTTCCGCGCCCTGGACATCGAGCAGACCAAGTGTCCGCCTTTCCAACCATGGCACAAGCCGCACATTGAGCATTTCTTCCACACCTTCAGCCACGACTTGCTTGAGCTGCTGCCGGGTTACATCGGCCACAACGTCGCTGACCGCAAGGCCATTGAAGCCCGCAAGGCCTTCAGTGAGCGTCTGTTCACCAAAAACGAGGTGGTGGACATGACGATGACTGCCGCTGAGCTGCAGGCCTTTTGTGATGACTGGCTGGTGCGCTACCACAACCGCGACCACGGTTCCCTGGATATGAGTCCTTTCCAGAAGGCCGCGTCCTGGACGGGTTCGGTGGAACGCATCGACAACCCGCGTTTGCTGGATGTCCTGCTGGCCGAACGCATCCAGCGCACGGTTCAGAAGAAGGGTTTGAAAATCGACGATGCCTGGTTCATCGCCCCGGAACTGGCCGTCAACCTGGTTGGCCGCGATGTCCAGGTGCGACTGGATCCGCTGGATCTGGGCCGTGTGTATGTCTTCCACGATGGCCAGTTTGTCTGCGTGGCCGAGTGCCCGGAGCGTACCGGTATGAATCGCCAGGAAGTCGCCCAGAAGGCCAAAAAGATGCAGGCCGCCGAGGTCAGCCGCCAGAAACGCGAACTCAAGGCCATGGCCCGCAAGGTCAATACCGATGACGTGGTGCAAGAGATCCTGCGCCACAACGCCGCCCAGGCCGGGACGCTGGTGGCCATGCCGAAGCTGGCCGTACCGGTCAACACCGCAGGCACTCGCGCTGCTGCAGCTGCCACCCATGCCGTGGATCGCGGCCTGAATGCCCAGATCCCGGCCGCCGTGCAGCGCCACCTTGGCCAGGCTACCCCGGCCCCGGTGATCAGCCTGCCGCAGAGCGACGAAACCAAGTTCCGCCAGTGGTTGGAACTGGATGCGATGGCCAAGCGTGGCCAGACGCTACCGGCAGACAAGGTCAAGTTTTACGAGGGCTGGCAGAAAACCGCCCGTTTCCAAGTGCAGATGCAAAAGCACCTGCAACGCAATACGCAAGACGCTGCCCTCGCTGGCAATCACTAA
- a CDS encoding AAA family ATPase, with the protein MSRPANQTADITNVDLMHATTLRLLGRPAGSDGMAVLYGPSGFGKTQAATQAYLRHNGYFVRMSDQWTCKTFLQKILIEMDIQPEKTGAAMLDQVAQQLSASSRPLIIDEADYAADKPRLVQLIRDIHDNSYKASIILVGEEALPQKLAKWERFHSRVLDWVPAQPVSLDDARKLVPIYSEDMPVADDLLQLLVDEARGSVRRVGNNLNLIREEGLSEGWDVATLANWGNRTLYTGKAPTRRLP; encoded by the coding sequence ATGAGTCGCCCCGCCAACCAGACCGCTGACATCACGAATGTCGATCTGATGCACGCCACCACCCTGCGCCTGCTGGGCCGCCCGGCTGGTTCCGATGGTATGGCTGTGCTGTACGGTCCTTCCGGCTTCGGCAAAACCCAGGCAGCCACCCAGGCTTACCTCCGCCACAACGGCTATTTCGTCCGCATGTCTGACCAGTGGACCTGCAAGACTTTCCTGCAAAAGATCCTGATCGAAATGGACATCCAGCCGGAGAAGACTGGCGCGGCCATGCTGGACCAGGTCGCCCAGCAGCTGTCCGCCAGCAGCCGCCCGCTGATCATTGATGAAGCTGACTACGCCGCCGACAAGCCGCGCTTAGTGCAGTTGATCCGCGACATCCACGACAACAGCTACAAGGCCAGCATCATCCTGGTAGGCGAAGAGGCCCTGCCGCAGAAGCTGGCCAAGTGGGAGCGCTTCCACTCCCGCGTGCTGGACTGGGTGCCTGCGCAACCGGTCAGCCTGGACGATGCCCGCAAGCTGGTGCCGATCTACTCCGAAGACATGCCGGTGGCCGATGACCTGCTGCAGCTGCTGGTCGACGAGGCACGCGGCTCCGTTCGCCGCGTGGGCAACAACCTCAACCTGATCCGTGAAGAAGGTCTGTCCGAAGGCTGGGATGTCGCCACCCTGGCCAACTGGGGCAATCGCACTCTGTACACCGGCAAGGCTCCGACCCGGAGGCTGCCGTAA
- a CDS encoding helix-turn-helix domain-containing protein — MKNQTTETNANRDYRAMRRAMGMNQAQFWGAVNVTQSGGSRYESGRQAPVQVDELVRLRHELGIDTALITPENADLIRAILAGTLDSKLLLQNANRCRDLLIHLGNGAVDLTELAQSVSNLIAGHQETAEALQ, encoded by the coding sequence ATGAAAAACCAAACCACTGAGACCAATGCAAACCGTGACTATCGCGCCATGCGCCGTGCAATGGGCATGAATCAGGCTCAGTTCTGGGGGGCTGTCAACGTGACCCAGTCGGGTGGCTCCCGCTACGAAAGTGGCCGCCAGGCTCCGGTCCAGGTAGACGAGCTGGTGCGTCTCCGCCATGAACTCGGCATTGATACCGCCCTGATCACCCCGGAAAACGCCGACCTGATTCGCGCCATTCTGGCTGGCACGCTGGATAGCAAGCTGCTGCTGCAAAACGCTAATCGCTGCCGTGATCTGCTGATTCACCTTGGCAATGGTGCTGTTGATCTGACCGAACTGGCTCAGTCGGTTTCTAACCTGATCGCTGGCCATCAGGAGACAGCAGAGGCCTTGCAGTAG
- a CDS encoding helix-turn-helix domain-containing protein has product MDVLKAQKKPAVDWHPADIGAALRKGGWSMAELSRQAGLSPSTLKTALNRPYPKAEKIIAAAIGVAPEVIWPSRYEKRHFKPVFPTIPLSSANTPAASRMAVAAE; this is encoded by the coding sequence ATGGATGTACTCAAAGCCCAAAAAAAACCCGCCGTCGATTGGCATCCGGCGGATATCGGAGCGGCCCTCCGCAAGGGAGGCTGGTCTATGGCGGAGCTTTCCAGGCAAGCCGGTCTGAGTCCTTCAACTCTAAAAACGGCACTGAATCGTCCCTACCCCAAAGCAGAAAAAATCATTGCTGCTGCTATTGGAGTAGCCCCGGAAGTCATTTGGCCAAGCCGCTACGAAAAACGCCATTTTAAGCCGGTTTTCCCAACTATTCCCCTTTCATCTGCAAATACCCCAGCGGCATCCCGCATGGCTGTTGCTGCTGAGTGA